DNA from Solanum stenotomum isolate F172 chromosome 3, ASM1918654v1, whole genome shotgun sequence:
ATCGGCGATCTCGGACTGCCACGTGTAAGCATTTCCAGTGGTGAAATTGGCGAAGTCAAAAAGCTTCTCTTCCTAGCTgatgaagaaggagaaggagaagaagaaggtgaGCCGACACCGAAGCCGCCTGGCCCACCGAAGCTACCTCCATTGTTGAGCATGATCTCGAGCTTTCTCGCACTCTGCCTCCGTTCGTGCAGCTTGAAAGCCGATCGTCGAGGCCCAGTAACAGGGAGTTTCACGGAAGACGAATCTTGAGTTGCGCCAGTGAGTCGTTGAACAACGGCTCGGAAATTGGACGGGTCGGCTTGAACGAAAGTGGTATTGGGCGTTGATGAATTCGGGTCAGAAGCCATGatctaagaagaagaagaagaaggagaaacggaagaaattaaaggaataaggttttttctttttttttgcgtATGAAAAATAGTTCTGCTTTATTTTGTGTGTTTGCTGGTTTGGAGCATCTTATCGAGGATTGTAAAATTGTCAGATACTCCAACGAGTAGACTTTGAGGCATATAGGGACAGCAAACAGCACAAATATATACAGATACTCTTTCACATATCTTTTAATCTTACAAAACGGAAAAAGAATATATTTCTTACTGGTGTTTACGTTTTTGATAAATTTCTTATCTCATAACTTCCATGTGGGATCCACAACGTTTAACTtaaaccaaaaagaaatatGATTGAATTAAGTCAATGAGGGAATGATTGTTGTCGATAATTAAATTGTGAAGAgggtaataattttttaaggggGGTACATTATGGACTATGGAGAATAGTGGTTACGTAGttaaaaagtttgaaatttgaagggGGAATAGTAGTGGGTGGCAGTGGGGGAAAAATTAGAAAACAGAGAGAAGGCAATAAATGGGAAAGAGCTGGCAGATATATAAGTATTATTATTGCCAGCATTTTGTAACGGGAAACGAGGAACTTCCCCTccgtttttctttctttcaaaaaataaattaaataaaatatcataatgcttgtttttttaaaaataaataaataaaaattcttacCTGGTAATTAATATTCGCTTTGAggatacttttattttattttcaggaCTTTCAGTTTAGATATCTAATCAAAGATGAATATAAACACTTACGACAATTTTGAACGATgaatcaaaatcatttttactAAGACAGTTCatcaatgaaataaataaaggaaaatgGGTCTGAAATAAAAGTCTGGAATGCACCTTTGCCCTTAGATTACGTGAACTTGGGACATAAAAGCGTCTGTTCAGTGGCAGAAACGAAATAACACACCACCCCGTGTCCTGCAGTTCCCTTGCTTTTTCGCTTAATATATTGAGCGCCTGATATGATTTGTTTTGGTTGAATATCTAAACACatgataaattattatttaaatcgTAAAATTTTATACATGTCCGAATTAATTAAGGCGGATGTTATGACAGTATAAAGTAAGAGCATGAGTACAAGTTAGATACGAAGTTTGTTAATTACTATAACTAATTATGGCGTAGTTTCTTTGCTTTACTACACTTGTCTTTCTAATTTGGTTGCTTTGCGGGATTgcctttctttatattttgttttattgtaATCAAATTACTCTTTTCTTCACGGGTGCCACCTTCATTTTTCTTCCTACAAAAAAGATATCcactctctctcttcttttttctattgAAAGAAGACGTATCATTAGTATAGACATACATCATATGACAAAATTCAATCGTATGTACAGTGGCTAAATGGTCCATTAACAAAACACAGCTTTCCAAATGACTGATCATAATGTATGAAATTATTGTAACACCAATTGATATTGTAAAACAAATTTGAGCTCGCCCACACAAGATTATTTGAACGTATAAATAGGTCAATTCTCTTTTATATGTGAATTAGATGCAAGACTTATAATTGAGCCGTTTTTTAGAGTATGGCTActacaatttttaaataataagaGTACTAGCTAATTGTTAGGATATATTTTGTGTGGTTATTTTATCATCGAACATTTTCCATCAATATAATTAGAGTACAATTCAATTGTATATAAACTTCATTTTTTCACACCATTATCACAAAAATTTGTATCTAGCTTGGATGTTATATGTGTAgtaatattatttgaaattgctAATTATATGCAGAGTTGGATCGATGATTTGAAGTTTGTGAATCTTTATAACGACATAAAATTACTTTGGAGGATTTGAAATCTGTGGAAAATAAAGAATGGAATAATATCAGCTCGATGTgtgcatatatattttatatacatgtTTGATTGacagaagaaaaaagagagtacTTTGGTTGGAATCTGAATGGCTAATgccaaagaaaatatatataggcTCATCCATTTTTAGAATAATCGAAATGACAAATCATGAATGCACTTTGCTCATAGTGCCTCAAATGTCAAAAAGGAGTTTTCAATTATCAATCATGTCACTGCAAGGccatgaggaaaaaaaaaaggaaaaaggcaaaaatttagaattttatattttgtaggTTAATATAGCGATATCGAATTAATATACGATAATAATTGaattcaaatacaaaataaacattCAATATACCAAGTATATGAGCAATAGCGGTTAAAATGATATAATCGATTTCAATTAGTTTGAAACTAAAACGTCGACATTcagatttaaaataaatgaactttTAAGTTCAtccaaataaaataagtatatCATCTAAACTTGTCCGAAAAAAGTTTATGGGCCGGCAACTTTATCAAATGTTGAAAATCAGAGAATtgatcatgaaaaatatttaaattataatgatGAGAATCATGTGTGGACGACAAAATCATAGCATATTAGTTAACCCCTTTTTTAATAACGCGATTAATGGTTAAATTAAACACAttggttaattaattagtactaAATAAACTATCGGATCAGCCGTGTTTCCTGTTCTCCACTATGGATAACTTTTTTGTTATACTCGTTGTTCCACAATAGTTGTTTacgtattaaaaataattgttcaataatatttattcagtttaaaaaattaagagataatttactTTTTGTGTCTGTTTTACTCTTGCTATTACATACATTTATCATCTaatacatttttcaaatcattaaatttaataaagttaaaaaataaaataatatattaaccctactttattttttctctGTCAATCAAAATGAACAACTATTATTGAACAAAGAGAGAGGGTGTATTAAACAATTATTGTTTGGTGGACTTTAGAAGGAAGCTACATTGATTTTTAAGATTGTTTTGTcacattataatttattatttattttttaattatttttattattaattatattttttagaatattatattgtattatattaaaaaaataatatagtaaaatcatcattttatttattactatttatgaaaaaatgtgtgaaataaatactgaacaagtaaaaatggacaAGAAATAACCTATTATCCTATTGTTGGCCACTGTCTTCTATATATTCTTTCTATACAGCACCGTCTATTTATTACTCtatgataaaatagaaaaaattgctAAGATTTTTCATTTCAGGCAATATTATATTCGTTTTCCATGTAAAAGGAAATTGCCATCATTACGATTTACGACTTGTCTCATCTTAAATTCtagtctatagaaattgtcttTATCCAATCATCTATAGTATATGTTGGTCTTTTTGATTacgagaaatttttttttattgtaatgaATATAAAGAGTCTAGCTTAACTTCATAAAAGCTAGTTTGATGAAGAACACTCTAAtaatcttgatttttttaaggATTGACATGTGGGTGCTACTTCAGATTATATAATACGAGTCTATCTTACATCAATATCATGTTCAAATAGGGAATGTTAGGTATTGCATCATATATCATGAAGTGAGgattattcaaaattatataaaaatacaataattcaTTTCTGTTGCGCAACATTGCGCATTCCAACAATAAATAAAGGTCTTTAAACCTTAGACTAGTGTTGTCTTgaaatacatgttttttttgAGACATTTcatatgaatcaactaattttgatttgttaaaatCAGCTACCTATTCAATTTTATCTGTAATTATTACTTTATGCAAGGGAAAAAACATCGTAAAAAACATTTCTCTAAAGTTGATTTCCAACTTATGGTAATTTAATTTACAAGGATTTAATAATAGTAAATCTAAATCATATCACCAAGAAATCACATTTTAGTACCTTACCCACTATTTTGGTTTAGGCATACGTACTTACTGGGCTACGGCCCAGCCTTATCTCTAGCAAAAGCCCACTCAAAAAGCCGTAAAGGTCAGTGAATGGGCCATTGGGCCAAGGATTATGTCCAATATTTCGAGTTGTAATAACattaagggaaaattgtatataatagcaaactattagttcaaattaaatgttataaatatagtttgatttaattgtaccttataacaaactgttgctatttcacctctctcctggtgaatctcgctcgccagtctcgttctctccctcgcctctctcattttttatacaaacgcaagtgtataaagtgtgtttgtgtttgtataaagcgagagaaaattgtatatatacatatattttcgttcccctctcgccactctcccagatctcgcctctctcactttatacaaaaaacgcaaattgtataaaatgtgtttgtgtttgtataaagcgagagaaaattgtaaatatacatatattttcgttcccctctcccagatctcgctcgccactctcccagatctcgctctctcactcgcctctctcactttatacaaaaacacaaatgtataaaatgcgtgaaaattgtatatatacatatattttcgtttccctctctcagatctcgctcgctcgctcgcctctct
Protein-coding regions in this window:
- the LOC125858252 gene encoding VQ motif-containing protein 11-like; amino-acid sequence: MASDPNSSTPNTTFVQADPSNFRAVVQRLTGATQDSSSVKLPVTGPRRSAFKLHERRQSARKLEIMLNNGGSFGGPGGFGVGSPSSSPSPSSSARKRSFLTSPISPLEMLTRGSPRSPMEVEEEKAIAEKGFYLHPSPLSTPRGAEPPELLPLFPLQSPTATNNSSSSS